A genomic segment from Streptomyces sp. NBC_00459 encodes:
- a CDS encoding helix-turn-helix transcriptional regulator — MAADTAEAAEVRRALARLRRATGLPVAFGGLVEAGRRHMRISELSGTSTQALRALAVTSGNGLGGRAAALARPCAVTDYSASRVISHEYDIPVAAEGLRSVVAVPVVVRRRVRGVLYGALRSAQPLGDRTIGAAVEAARDVEQALAVRDQARELLAAVGPEPAGTGVPGDGAWEQVREAHTALRALAPRITDPELRGALLDACGLLAVGRPEDRVALAPRELDVLACVASGASNAVVGERLGLRPETVKGYLRSAMRRLGAHSRWEAVVAARRAGLLP; from the coding sequence GTGGCAGCAGACACGGCCGAGGCGGCGGAGGTGCGGCGGGCGCTGGCCCGGCTGCGGCGGGCGACCGGGCTGCCGGTCGCCTTCGGCGGGCTGGTGGAGGCGGGGCGCCGGCACATGCGCATCAGCGAACTGAGCGGCACCTCCACCCAGGCGCTGCGCGCGCTCGCGGTGACCTCGGGCAACGGCCTGGGCGGCAGGGCGGCGGCTCTCGCCCGCCCGTGCGCGGTGACGGACTACTCCGCCTCCCGGGTGATCAGCCACGAGTACGACATCCCGGTCGCCGCCGAGGGCCTGCGCTCCGTGGTGGCGGTCCCGGTCGTCGTGCGGCGCCGGGTGCGTGGAGTGCTGTACGGCGCCCTGCGCAGCGCCCAGCCCCTGGGTGACCGCACGATCGGCGCGGCGGTCGAGGCGGCCCGGGATGTGGAGCAGGCGCTGGCCGTACGGGACCAGGCACGGGAGTTGCTGGCGGCGGTGGGTCCGGAGCCCGCCGGTACCGGGGTGCCCGGTGACGGGGCGTGGGAGCAGGTGCGGGAGGCGCACACGGCGTTGCGTGCGCTGGCTCCGCGGATCACTGATCCGGAACTGCGGGGCGCGCTGCTCGACGCGTGCGGTCTGCTGGCCGTCGGGCGCCCCGAGGACCGGGTCGCGCTCGCACCGCGTGAGCTGGACGTCCTGGCGTGTGTCGCCTCGGGGGCGTCCAACGCGGTCGTCGGGGAACGGCTGGGGCTGCGACCGGAGACGGTGAAGGGCTATCTGCGCTCGGCGATGCGCAGGCTGGGCGCCCACTCGCGCTGGGAGGCGGTCGTGGCGGCGCGGCGGGCGGGGCTGCTGCCCTGA
- a CDS encoding AMP-binding protein, with product MTTVTERFREARDFLLAHREDYATAYEGFRWPRPECFNWALDWFDVIADGNDRTALHIVEEDGSEVRVSFAEMSARSDRVANWLRGLGIRPEDRVLVMLGNQTELWEMALAAMKLGAVVIPATPLLGPADLRDRVDRGRVAHVLVRAEDTGKFDEVPGRYTRIAVGGAPEGWQRYEDAYDAPAEFTPDGPTHSDDPLMLYFTSGTTARPKLVEHTHASYPIGHLATMYWIGLRPGDVHLNISSPGWAKHAWSNLFAPWIAEATVFIHNYTRFDPARLMAEMDRAGVTSFCAPPTVWRMLIQADLTQLRTPPREVVAAGEPLNPEVIEQVRRFWGVTIRDGFGQTETAVQVSNSPGQPLKTGSMGRPSPGYRVVLLDPVSGEPGATEGEIALDLSTRPVGVMTGYHGDADLTAEAMAGGFYRTGDIGSRDQDGYITYVGRSDDVFKASDYKISPFELESALLEHEAVAEAAVVPAPDELRLAVPKAYVVLAAGWEPGPDTAKVLFEHSREVLAPYKRLRRLEFADLPKTVSGKIRRIELREATAAGSENEYREEDFR from the coding sequence ATGACGACGGTGACCGAGCGCTTCCGCGAGGCGCGGGACTTCCTGCTGGCCCACCGCGAGGACTACGCCACAGCGTACGAGGGTTTCCGCTGGCCGCGCCCCGAGTGCTTCAACTGGGCCCTGGACTGGTTCGACGTCATCGCGGACGGGAACGACCGCACCGCCCTGCACATCGTCGAGGAGGACGGCTCCGAGGTCAGGGTGTCCTTCGCCGAGATGTCCGCCCGCTCCGACCGGGTCGCCAACTGGCTGCGCGGGCTCGGGATCCGCCCCGAGGACCGCGTCCTCGTCATGCTCGGCAACCAGACCGAGCTGTGGGAGATGGCCCTCGCCGCGATGAAGCTCGGCGCCGTCGTCATCCCCGCCACCCCGCTGCTCGGCCCCGCCGACCTGCGCGACCGGGTGGACCGCGGCCGGGTCGCCCACGTCCTGGTCCGCGCCGAGGACACCGGCAAGTTCGACGAGGTCCCCGGCCGCTACACCCGGATCGCGGTGGGCGGTGCCCCCGAGGGCTGGCAGCGCTACGAGGACGCGTACGACGCGCCCGCGGAGTTCACGCCGGACGGGCCGACCCACTCCGACGATCCCCTGATGCTCTACTTCACCTCGGGTACGACCGCCCGCCCCAAGCTCGTCGAGCACACCCACGCCTCGTACCCGATCGGGCATCTGGCGACCATGTACTGGATCGGCCTCAGGCCCGGCGACGTCCATCTGAACATCTCCTCGCCCGGCTGGGCCAAGCACGCCTGGTCCAACCTCTTCGCGCCCTGGATCGCCGAGGCGACCGTCTTCATCCACAACTACACGCGCTTCGACCCGGCCCGGCTGATGGCGGAGATGGACCGCGCGGGCGTCACCTCCTTCTGCGCCCCGCCGACCGTCTGGCGCATGCTCATCCAGGCCGACCTGACCCAGCTGCGCACCCCGCCGCGCGAGGTCGTGGCCGCCGGGGAGCCCCTCAATCCCGAGGTCATCGAACAGGTGCGCCGCTTCTGGGGCGTCACGATCCGGGACGGCTTCGGGCAGACGGAGACCGCCGTGCAGGTCTCCAACAGCCCCGGCCAGCCGCTCAAGACGGGCTCCATGGGCCGCCCGAGCCCCGGCTACCGGGTCGTCCTCCTCGACCCGGTGTCGGGTGAACCGGGCGCGACCGAGGGGGAGATCGCGCTCGACCTCTCCACCCGCCCGGTCGGCGTGATGACCGGCTACCACGGCGACGCCGACCTCACGGCGGAGGCGATGGCCGGCGGCTTCTACCGCACCGGGGACATCGGCTCGCGCGACCAGGACGGCTACATCACCTACGTAGGCCGGTCCGACGACGTCTTCAAGGCCTCCGACTACAAGATCTCCCCCTTCGAGCTGGAGAGCGCGCTGCTGGAGCACGAGGCGGTCGCGGAGGCCGCCGTGGTCCCCGCGCCGGACGAACTGCGCCTGGCCGTACCGAAGGCGTACGTGGTGCTCGCGGCGGGCTGGGAGCCGGGGCCGGACACCGCGAAGGTCCTCTTCGAGCACAGTCGTGAGGTCCTCGCCCCCTACAAGCGCCTGCGCCGCCTGGAGTTCGCCGACCTGCCCAAGACCGTGTCCGGCAAGATCCGCCGCATCGAACTGCGCGAGGCGACCGCGGCCGGCTCGGAGAACGAGTACCGCGAGGAGGACTTCCGGTGA
- a CDS encoding AMP-binding protein: protein MTSYTHGISDTPLLGDTIGANLDRAVARWPDREALVDVPSGRRWTYARFAADVDELAYALIASGIAAGDRVGIWAVNCPEWVLVQYATARIGAVMVNINPAYRTHEVEYVLKQAGISLLFASLSHKASDYRAMVEEVRGGCPQLRETVYIGDPGWDALIARGTPVPFPELSCDDPINIQYTSGTTGFPKGATLSHHNILNNGYFVGELIAYTEQDRVCVPVPFYHCFGMVMGNLAATSHGACVVIPAPSFEPAATLRAVAEERCTSLYGVPTMFIAELNLPDFATYDLSSLRTGIMAGSPCPVEVMKRVVAEMHMAEVSICYGMTETSPVSLQTRRDDDLEHRTGTVGRVLPHIEVKVVDPANGTTQPRGTAGELCTRGYSVMLGYWQQPEKTAESVDAGRWMHTGDLAVMREDGYVEIVGRIKDMIIRGGENIYPREIEEFLYGHPKIADIQVVGVPHERYGEEVLACVIPHEAAEPLTLAELRAFCEGRLAHYKIPSRLQVLDAFPMTVSGKVRKVELRERYAGEQ from the coding sequence GTGACTTCCTACACCCACGGGATCAGCGACACTCCGCTGCTGGGAGACACGATCGGCGCCAACCTGGACCGGGCCGTCGCGAGGTGGCCCGACCGTGAGGCGCTGGTCGACGTGCCCTCCGGACGGCGCTGGACGTACGCCCGGTTCGCGGCGGACGTCGACGAGTTGGCGTACGCGCTGATCGCGAGCGGGATCGCCGCGGGCGACCGGGTGGGGATCTGGGCGGTCAACTGCCCCGAGTGGGTGCTGGTCCAGTACGCCACCGCGCGGATCGGCGCGGTCATGGTGAACATCAACCCGGCCTACCGCACCCATGAGGTGGAGTACGTCCTCAAACAGGCCGGGATCTCGCTGCTCTTCGCCTCTCTCAGCCACAAGGCGAGCGACTACCGGGCGATGGTCGAGGAAGTGCGGGGCGGCTGCCCGCAGTTGCGGGAGACCGTGTACATCGGGGACCCGGGCTGGGACGCGCTGATCGCGCGCGGCACCCCGGTGCCGTTCCCGGAACTGTCCTGCGACGACCCGATCAACATCCAGTACACCTCGGGCACGACCGGCTTCCCGAAGGGGGCCACGCTCTCCCACCACAACATCCTCAACAACGGTTATTTCGTCGGCGAGTTGATCGCCTACACCGAGCAGGACCGGGTGTGCGTCCCGGTGCCCTTCTACCACTGCTTCGGCATGGTGATGGGCAACCTCGCGGCCACCTCGCACGGCGCGTGCGTCGTCATCCCTGCGCCGTCCTTCGAACCGGCGGCGACCCTGCGGGCGGTGGCCGAGGAACGCTGCACCTCGCTGTACGGCGTACCGACCATGTTCATCGCGGAGTTGAACCTCCCCGACTTCGCGACGTACGACCTGTCGTCCCTGCGCACCGGCATCATGGCGGGCTCGCCCTGCCCGGTCGAGGTGATGAAACGGGTGGTCGCCGAGATGCACATGGCCGAGGTGTCCATCTGCTACGGCATGACGGAGACCTCCCCCGTGTCCCTCCAGACGCGCCGGGACGACGACCTGGAACACCGCACCGGCACGGTCGGCAGGGTCCTGCCGCACATCGAGGTCAAGGTCGTCGACCCGGCGAACGGGACGACCCAACCCCGTGGCACGGCAGGGGAGTTGTGCACGCGCGGCTACAGCGTGATGCTCGGCTACTGGCAGCAGCCCGAGAAGACCGCCGAGTCGGTCGACGCCGGCCGCTGGATGCACACCGGCGACCTCGCGGTGATGCGCGAGGACGGGTACGTCGAGATCGTCGGCCGCATCAAGGACATGATCATCCGGGGTGGTGAGAACATCTACCCGCGCGAGATCGAGGAGTTCCTGTACGGCCATCCGAAGATCGCCGACATCCAGGTGGTCGGAGTGCCGCACGAGCGCTACGGCGAGGAGGTCCTCGCCTGTGTCATCCCGCACGAGGCCGCCGAACCCCTCACGCTCGCCGAGCTACGCGCCTTCTGCGAGGGGCGGTTGGCCCACTACAAGATCCCGAGCCGTTTGCAGGTGCTGGACGCCTTCCCGATGACGGTGTCGGGGAAGGTGCGGAAGGTGGAGCTGCGGGAGAGGTACGCCGGGGAGCAGTGA
- a CDS encoding GNAT family N-acetyltransferase: MRIRPATAAELPALRAIERAAGSPYRELGMAEIADDEPPALDVLERFRRAGRAWVAADDDARPLAYLIAEPVDGALHVEQVSVHPDFAHRRIGRALLAHAAEHAREEGLSHLTLTTFTEVPWNAPYYTRLGFRTLAEAELTPGLRRIRATEAEHGLDRWPRVCMRRP; this comes from the coding sequence ATGCGCATCCGACCGGCCACCGCCGCCGAACTCCCCGCCCTGCGTGCCATCGAACGCGCCGCCGGCTCCCCCTACCGTGAGCTCGGGATGGCGGAGATCGCGGACGACGAGCCGCCTGCCCTGGACGTGCTGGAGCGGTTCCGGCGAGCGGGCCGCGCCTGGGTCGCCGCCGACGACGATGCCCGGCCCCTGGCCTATCTGATCGCCGAACCGGTGGACGGCGCCCTTCACGTCGAACAGGTCTCCGTCCACCCCGACTTCGCGCACCGCCGCATCGGCCGGGCACTTCTCGCCCACGCCGCCGAGCACGCCCGCGAGGAAGGCCTGAGCCATCTCACCCTGACGACGTTCACCGAGGTCCCGTGGAACGCGCCCTACTACACCCGCCTGGGCTTCCGCACTCTCGCCGAGGCCGAACTCACCCCGGGTCTGCGGAGGATCCGCGCCACGGAGGCCGAGCACGGCCTCGACCGCTGGCCCCGCGTCTGCATGCGCAGGCCCTGA
- the gcl gene encoding glyoxylate carboligase, which produces MARMTAARAAVEILKREGVTHAFGVPGAAINPFYAALQAAGGISHTLARHVEGASHMAEGYTRTHPGNIGVCVGTSGPAGTDMITGLYSATGDSIPILCITGQAPTAVIHKEDFQAVDIASIARPVTKMATTVLEAAQVPGVLQQAFHLMRSGRPGPVLVDLPVDVQQTEIEFDPETYAPLPVYKPAATRAQIEKALTLLNASHRPLIVAGGGIINADATELLVEFAELTGVPVVPTLMGWGALPDDHDLNAGMVGLQTSHRYGNATFLESDFVLGIGNRWANRHTGRLDVYTAGRTFVHVDIEPTQIGRIFAPDYGIASDAKAALELFVAVARESKDAGGLPDRSEWAAATQERRARLQRRTHFDDIPIKPQRVYEEMNRVFGPETRYVTTIGLSQIAGAQLLHVHRPRHWINCGQAGPLGWTIPAALGVAVADPEATVVALSGDYDFQFMIEELAVGAQHRIPYVHVLVNNSYLGLIRQAQRAFDIDFQVNLEFENLNSPELGAYGVDHVKVAEGLGCMAIRVTDPAELATSFEQARKLAARHRVPVVVEAILERVTNISMSTTNDIGNVVEFEEIATEPGHAPTSIRTLRI; this is translated from the coding sequence ATGGCTCGTATGACCGCTGCCCGCGCGGCAGTCGAGATTCTCAAGCGGGAGGGCGTCACGCACGCGTTCGGTGTTCCCGGCGCGGCGATCAACCCCTTCTACGCGGCCCTCCAGGCCGCCGGCGGGATCAGCCACACGCTCGCCCGCCATGTCGAGGGCGCCTCGCACATGGCCGAGGGCTACACGCGCACCCACCCCGGCAACATCGGTGTCTGCGTGGGTACTTCGGGCCCGGCCGGCACCGACATGATCACGGGGCTGTACTCCGCGACCGGCGACTCGATCCCGATCCTCTGCATCACCGGCCAGGCACCCACCGCGGTGATCCACAAGGAGGACTTCCAGGCCGTCGACATCGCCTCCATCGCCCGGCCGGTCACCAAGATGGCCACCACCGTGCTGGAGGCGGCCCAGGTCCCCGGCGTCCTCCAGCAGGCCTTCCATCTGATGCGGTCGGGCCGCCCCGGGCCGGTGCTGGTCGACCTGCCGGTCGACGTCCAGCAGACGGAGATCGAGTTCGACCCGGAGACCTACGCACCGCTGCCCGTCTACAAGCCGGCCGCGACCCGTGCCCAGATCGAGAAGGCGCTCACGCTGCTGAACGCCTCGCACCGGCCGCTGATCGTGGCCGGCGGCGGCATCATCAACGCCGACGCGACCGAACTCCTTGTCGAGTTCGCCGAGTTGACGGGCGTCCCGGTCGTCCCCACCCTCATGGGTTGGGGCGCGCTGCCGGACGACCACGACCTGAACGCCGGCATGGTCGGCCTCCAGACCTCGCACCGCTACGGCAACGCCACCTTCCTGGAGTCCGACTTCGTCCTCGGTATCGGCAACCGCTGGGCCAACCGTCACACCGGCCGGCTCGACGTCTACACGGCCGGCCGTACCTTCGTCCACGTCGACATCGAGCCCACCCAGATCGGCCGAATCTTCGCCCCCGACTACGGCATCGCCTCCGACGCGAAGGCCGCGCTGGAGCTTTTCGTCGCGGTGGCAAGGGAGTCGAAGGACGCGGGCGGCCTCCCGGACCGCTCCGAGTGGGCGGCGGCGACCCAGGAACGAAGGGCCCGCCTCCAGCGGCGTACGCACTTCGACGACATCCCGATCAAGCCGCAGCGCGTGTACGAGGAGATGAACAGGGTCTTCGGCCCCGAGACGCGGTACGTGACGACGATCGGCCTCTCCCAGATCGCCGGCGCGCAGCTGCTGCACGTCCACCGGCCCCGCCACTGGATCAACTGCGGCCAGGCGGGCCCTCTCGGCTGGACCATCCCGGCCGCGCTCGGCGTCGCCGTCGCCGACCCGGAGGCGACCGTGGTGGCCCTCTCCGGCGACTACGACTTCCAGTTCATGATCGAGGAGTTGGCGGTCGGCGCCCAGCACCGCATCCCGTACGTCCACGTGCTGGTGAACAACTCCTACCTGGGCCTGATCCGGCAGGCGCAGCGGGCCTTCGACATCGACTTCCAGGTCAACCTGGAGTTCGAGAACCTCAACTCGCCCGAACTGGGCGCCTACGGCGTCGACCACGTCAAGGTCGCCGAGGGCCTCGGCTGCATGGCGATCCGCGTGACGGATCCGGCAGAACTGGCCACCTCCTTCGAGCAGGCCAGGAAGCTCGCGGCGCGGCACCGGGTCCCGGTGGTTGTCGAGGCGATCCTGGAACGCGTCACGAACATCTCCATGTCGACGACCAACGACATAGGGAACGTGGTGGAGTTCGAGGAGATCGCGACCGAGCCGGGTCATGCGCCGACGTCGATCAGGACGCTCAGGATCTGA
- a CDS encoding 2-hydroxy-3-oxopropionate reductase: MSNRPKVAWIGLGIMGSPMSENLIKAGYDVIGFTLEQDKLDRLVAAGGTAAGSIAEAVREADVVITMVPASPQVEAVAYGPEGILANVRPGTLLVDMSSITPQTSVDLAKAAAQKGVRVLDAPVSGGEAGAVEAVLSIMVGGEQADFDSAVPIFEALGRTVVLCGPHGSGQTVKAANQLIVAVNIQACAEAVVFLERSGVDLRAALEVLGGGLAGSTVLTRKKDNFLNRDFAPGFRIDLHHKDMGIVTDAARAVGAALPVGAVVAQLIASLRAQGDGGLDHSALLRAVERLSGAEV; this comes from the coding sequence ATGAGCAATCGTCCCAAGGTCGCCTGGATAGGCCTCGGCATCATGGGCTCCCCCATGTCCGAGAACCTGATCAAGGCGGGTTACGACGTCATCGGTTTCACCCTGGAACAGGACAAGCTCGACCGCCTCGTCGCCGCCGGCGGCACCGCGGCCGGTTCGATCGCCGAGGCCGTGCGCGAGGCCGACGTCGTGATCACGATGGTGCCCGCGTCACCGCAGGTCGAGGCGGTCGCGTACGGCCCTGAGGGCATCCTGGCGAACGTGCGGCCCGGCACCCTGTTGGTCGACATGTCGTCGATCACCCCGCAGACGTCGGTGGATCTGGCGAAGGCGGCGGCCCAGAAGGGCGTCCGGGTGCTGGACGCGCCCGTCTCGGGCGGTGAGGCGGGCGCGGTCGAGGCAGTGCTGTCCATCATGGTCGGCGGTGAACAGGCCGACTTCGACTCGGCAGTGCCGATCTTCGAGGCGCTCGGCAGGACCGTCGTGCTCTGCGGCCCGCACGGCTCCGGCCAGACGGTGAAGGCAGCGAACCAGCTGATCGTCGCGGTGAACATCCAGGCGTGCGCCGAGGCGGTGGTCTTCCTGGAGAGGTCGGGCGTGGACCTGAGGGCGGCGTTGGAGGTGCTGGGCGGCGGACTGGCCGGCTCGACCGTGCTGACGCGCAAGAAGGACAACTTCCTGAACCGCGACTTCGCACCGGGCTTCCGTATCGACCTCCACCACAAGGACATGGGCATCGTGACGGACGCGGCCCGCGCGGTCGGCGCCGCGCTGCCGGTCGGTGCGGTGGTCGCCCAACTCATCGCGTCCCTGCGGGCGCAGGGCGACGGAGGCCTGGACCACTCCGCGCTGCTGAGGGCCGTGGAACGTCTGTCGGGCGCCGAGGTCTGA
- a CDS encoding TIM barrel protein, with protein sequence MGFPEQRFNVNLSILFTELPLLARPAAARAAGFTAVELWWPWLDSPTPARSELDSLRAAIEDAGVRLTGLNFYAGQLPGPDRGAVSVPGEESERFRANIEVAAGLAESLGCGALNALYGNRIEGVDPAEQDTLALENLVLAARAANRIGAILLVEALNKPESPRYPLVSAPAAVEVVDKVNEATGLDNARFLMDLYHLSMNGEDLPAVIDRFAAKTGHVQIADNPGRGAPGTGTLPLADHLDRLRKAGYEGWVGLEYKPGDRPSAEAFDWLPREARRTP encoded by the coding sequence ATGGGATTCCCAGAGCAGCGCTTCAACGTCAACCTGTCGATCCTCTTCACGGAACTCCCGCTCCTGGCGCGCCCGGCGGCGGCCCGGGCCGCCGGTTTCACCGCGGTCGAGCTGTGGTGGCCCTGGCTCGACTCCCCCACCCCTGCCCGGTCCGAGCTCGACTCCCTGCGGGCCGCGATCGAGGACGCGGGCGTCCGGCTCACCGGCCTGAACTTCTACGCCGGACAGCTGCCGGGCCCGGACCGGGGCGCCGTGTCGGTGCCCGGCGAGGAGTCGGAGCGGTTCCGCGCCAACATCGAGGTGGCCGCCGGGCTGGCCGAGTCGCTCGGCTGCGGCGCGCTCAACGCGCTGTACGGCAACCGGATCGAGGGCGTGGACCCGGCGGAGCAGGACACGTTGGCACTGGAGAACCTGGTCCTCGCGGCGCGCGCCGCGAACCGTATCGGCGCGATTCTCCTCGTCGAGGCGCTCAACAAGCCGGAGTCGCCCCGGTATCCGCTGGTGAGCGCGCCGGCCGCCGTGGAGGTCGTCGACAAGGTCAACGAGGCGACCGGCCTCGACAACGCCCGCTTCCTGATGGACCTCTACCACCTGTCCATGAACGGCGAGGATCTCCCCGCGGTGATCGACCGGTTCGCCGCGAAGACCGGCCACGTCCAGATCGCCGACAACCCCGGCCGCGGCGCCCCCGGCACCGGCACACTCCCCCTCGCGGACCACCTGGACCGGCTGCGCAAGGCCGGTTACGAGGGCTGGGTGGGCCTGGAGTACAAGCCGGGCGACCGGCCGAGCGCCGAGGCGTTCGACTGGCTGCCGCGCGAAGCACGCCGAACCCCCTGA
- a CDS encoding helix-turn-helix domain-containing protein, with amino-acid sequence MGGELVAPGRAGPDDVVLAWEGADVVAVRLPQLADSLDHILAALERRHGKPLAELDRKAKQETVRILEARGAFSVRHGVETVASALGVSRFTVYNYLNYANEQRAKARESEDQPRQDG; translated from the coding sequence ATGGGGGGCGAGCTGGTCGCCCCCGGCCGGGCCGGCCCCGACGATGTCGTGCTCGCCTGGGAGGGCGCCGACGTGGTCGCCGTACGCCTGCCACAGCTCGCCGACTCGCTCGATCACATCCTGGCCGCCCTGGAGCGCCGGCACGGCAAGCCACTGGCCGAACTGGACCGCAAGGCCAAGCAGGAGACCGTACGGATACTCGAGGCGCGTGGCGCCTTCTCCGTGCGGCACGGGGTCGAGACCGTGGCGAGCGCCCTCGGCGTCAGCCGCTTCACGGTCTACAACTACCTCAACTACGCCAACGAGCAGCGGGCCAAGGCGCGCGAGAGCGAGGACCAGCCGCGGCAGGACGGCTGA
- a CDS encoding response regulator transcription factor: MTEPQAVLGGPEPNPNPEQAIVVAGVDDHPLILGGLRLYFAENAPDIRLGAIEPSVTALLERTDGPASVVLLDLLLPTEPDVAHNVARIVATGARVVILTSDSRPGVVRSAIDAGALGLVLKGDPEESVVDAVRAAHANEFSVSSRLAHAMVTDPRAGVRLSERERQLLVLMAQGKPRKLIAKEMGIAVDTLKSFLDRAARKYKEVGHPTAGPGQLVAFALRDGHIDIEPEAT, encoded by the coding sequence ATGACGGAGCCACAGGCAGTCCTGGGAGGTCCGGAACCGAACCCGAATCCGGAACAGGCGATCGTCGTAGCCGGCGTCGACGACCACCCGCTCATCCTGGGTGGTCTGCGGTTGTACTTCGCCGAGAACGCCCCGGACATCCGGCTGGGTGCCATTGAACCCAGTGTCACAGCACTGCTGGAACGAACCGACGGCCCCGCCTCCGTGGTGCTGCTCGACCTGCTCCTGCCGACCGAACCGGACGTCGCGCACAACGTGGCGAGAATCGTGGCGACCGGTGCTCGTGTTGTCATCCTCACCTCGGACTCCCGCCCGGGAGTCGTGCGCAGCGCCATCGACGCGGGCGCCCTCGGGCTGGTCCTGAAAGGCGATCCGGAGGAATCCGTCGTCGACGCGGTACGGGCGGCGCACGCGAACGAGTTCTCGGTGTCCAGCAGACTCGCTCACGCCATGGTCACCGACCCGCGGGCAGGGGTGCGGCTCTCCGAGCGGGAGCGTCAGCTCCTTGTGCTGATGGCCCAGGGCAAGCCGCGCAAACTGATCGCGAAAGAGATGGGGATCGCGGTGGACACCCTGAAGTCCTTCCTCGACCGGGCGGCGAGGAAGTACAAGGAGGTCGGCCATCCGACGGCGGGCCCCGGCCAGTTGGTGGCCTTCGCCTTACGGGACGGTCATATCGACATCGAGCCCGAAGCCACGTGA